Proteins encoded together in one Gadus chalcogrammus isolate NIFS_2021 chromosome 18, NIFS_Gcha_1.0, whole genome shotgun sequence window:
- the LOC130371050 gene encoding putative nuclease HARBI1 — MYCRINPTVPVLDRYFNGQDTKTDFRLGREALAVLLDLLGQERRHGWGATIETLVFLFWLASRTSYRVVSRVFGMPRSTVHRIVHRVTEEVVAIRHKVIHLPKTPEDLVAVTNGFAGLARHRAFGKAAGAIDGCHVRIKPPSGPDGHCYRNRKLFSSIILQAVCDHQGRFLDTYVGWPGSVHDSRVLRHSPLYRSLYPPPGHFILADGGYPCLQHPLPLITPYKRPVRGVGAQRFNWHHSRARSIIERAFGMMKTRFRAIFLQALEVHHTFVPHVITACAILHNICFGADDIMAPEEENEPEDNVEEDEGGDGLEAVSGAPWRDQLSAEVSALEEAPPDHQYIQFDKLSSMLLAP; from the exons ATGTACTGCAGGATCAATCCAACGGTTCCTGTCCTGGACCGTTATTTTAATGGCCAGGACACCAAAACGGATTTCCGATTGGGCAGGGAGGCCCTGGCAGTGCTGCTGGACCTTCTCGGCCAGGAGCGGAGACATGGATGGGGTGCCACCATTGAGACCCTGGTGTTTCTATTCTGGCTGGCTAGTAGGACATCATACAGGGTGGTCTCCAGAGTGTTCGGGATGCCTCGTTCTACTGTCCACCGCATCGTCCACAGGGTCACTGAGGAGGTGGTGGCCATTCGCCACaaa GTCATCCACCTCCCGAAGACCCCTGAAGACCTGGTGGCAGTGACCAATGGGTTTGCAGGGCTGGCAAGACACCGCGCTTTTGGGAAAGCAGCGGGAGCAATCGACGGCTGCCATGTCCGTATCAAGCCACCGAGCGGCCCTGATGGTCACTGCTACAGGAACAGGAAACTGTTTTCCTCCATAATTCTGCAGGCTGTTTGTGACCATCAGGGCCGCTTCCTTGATACGTACGTGGGCTGGCCTGGATCAGTCCATGACTCCAGAGTCCTCCGCCACAGCCCACTGTATAGGTCACTCTACCCTCCTCCAGGGCACTTCATCCTTGCAGACGGCGGGTACCCTTGCCTCCAACACCCACTACCCCTCATCACTCCCTACAAGAGGCCAGTGCGAGGTGTGGGAGCCCAGCGCTTCAACTGGCATCATTCCAGGGCACGCTCCATTATAGAGCGTGCTTTTGGAATGATGAAGACCAGGTTCAGGGCCATCTTCCTGCAAGCGCTGGAGGTGCACCACACCTTCGTACCTCAC GTCATAACAGCATGTGCCATCCTCCACAACATCTGCTTTGGGGCCGATGACATCATGGCCccagaggaggagaatgagccTGAGGACAAtgtagaggaggatgaggggggcgaTGGTTTGGAGGCAGTCAGTGGTGCTCCCTGGCGGGACCAGCTGTCTGCAGAGGTGTCtgccctggaggaggccccTCCTGACCACCAATATATACAG TTTGATAAATTGAGCAGTATGCTCCTGGCTCCCTAA
- the LOC130371051 gene encoding uncharacterized protein LOC130371051 has product MSPLPGAFAGCSPQPGMEADGACKPGKVGKPGGQEEELPVAPLRRPGRFHRTGGAEAEDDTGSFRHGDYPFGQTMRVSRHGGDVMCQQADVLGAKHRVGRPTVEIPLEAIEGYLSHGLKVQEIADMYGVHRTSVHRKMQQNGLSVSDMYSEMSDTQLDALVLEIHRIHLCGYRMLRYHLQGRGHLVQIHRVRQSLKRVDPEGTEQRALANRTLHRRQYSVPGPNCMWHIDGNHKLIRWRFVIHGGIDGFSRLVVFLSAATNNRATTVLDAFLGAVRQYGVPSRVRSDKGRENFEVAYYMVDNCGPNRNSHITGRSVHNQRIERLWRDVYTQVLDLFHTLFHEMEASWMLNPDSEIHLFALHWVFLSLVQSHLRHFQDAWNFHSLRTENSQSPYQLWLRNISAVADPPEVGSAINMGPKLGYYNK; this is encoded by the exons atgagcccgctgcctgGGGCCTTTGCTGGCTGCTCGCCGCAGCCTGGGATGGAGGCGGATGGGGCTTGTAAGCCGGGCAAGGTTGGTAAGCcggggggccaggaggaggagctgccggtGGCGCC CCTTCGTCGTCCGGGCCGCTTCCACCGCACCggtggagcagaggcagaggatgacaCCGGCAGTTTTCGCCACGGTGACTACCCGTTCGGCCAGACGATGAGGGTCAGCCGCCACGGTGGAGATGTCATGTGCCAGCAGGCCGAT GtactgggtgcgaaacatagggtcgggagacccaccgtggaGATACCCTTGGAGGCAATAGAGGGATACCTCTCCCATGGCCTAAAGGTGCAGGAGATCGCGGACATGTATGGTGTCCACAGAACCAGCGTACACcgcaaaatgcaacaaaatggACTCAG TGTGTCAGACATGTATTCTGAGATGAGTGATACGCAGCTGGACGCCCTGGTGCTGGAGATCCACAGGATCCATCTGTGTGGATACCGGATGTTGCGATACCATCTCCAGGGAAGAGGCCATCTGGTCCAAA TTCACAGAGTACGCCAATCCTTAAAAAGAGTGGACCCAGAGGGCACAGAACAAAGAGCCCTGGCCAACCGAACTCTACATAGGCGGCAATATTCAGTTCCTGGGCCCAACTGTATGTGGCATATTGATGGCAATCACAAATTAATACG ATGGAGATTTGTTATCCACGGTGGGATAGATGGCTTCAGCCGCCTAGTGGTGTTCTTGTCAGCAGCCACCAACAACCGTGCCACAACAGTGCTGGATGCTTTTCTTGGAGCGGTCAGGCAGTACGGTGTGCCATCTCGTGTCCGGTCGGATAAGGGGAGAGAGAACTTTGAGGTGGCATATTACATGGTGGACAACTGCGGACCCAACCGCAATTCCCACATAACTGGGAGGAGTGTGCATAATCAAAG aATCGAGCGACTTTGGAGAGATGTTTACACACAAGTGCTCGATCTCTTCCACACTCTCTTCCACGAAATGGAAGCATCATGGATGTTGAATCCAGACAGTGAGATCCACCTCTTCGCTCTCCACTGGGTTTTCCTGTCATTGGTCCAGAGCCATCTCAGGCATTTCCAAGATGCCTGGAATTTTCACAGCCTGAGGACTGAAAATAGCCAGTCACCCTACCAGCTGTGGCTACGCAACATAAGTGCTGTTGCTGATCCCCCAGAGGTAGGTTCAGCTATAAATATGGGCCCAAAACTAGGATATTACAATAAGTAA